Proteins found in one Epinephelus fuscoguttatus linkage group LG4, E.fuscoguttatus.final_Chr_v1 genomic segment:
- the LOC125887186 gene encoding G-protein coupled receptor 22-like has translation MHILPCLEQEATMSNVTVTDNTEPISRTMSPATPSPYPYPVSFQVSLTGFLMLEILLGMSSNLTVLALYCMKSNLISSVSNIVTMNLHVLDVLVCVCCIPLTIVVVLLSLEGDTALVCCFHEACVSFASVATAANVLAITLDRYDISVKPANRVLTMGRALALLAAIWVLSFVSFLVPFIEVGFFAQGHTDLNQTAVENVVHTNQYYTELGLYYHLLAQIPIFFFTAVVMLITYSKILQALNIRIGTRFHASQKKKARRKKRPSMTAMTTQQEATDASQSSGSRNPTLGMRTSVSVIIALRRAVKRHRERRERQKRVFRMSLLIVSTFLLCWTPITVLNTVILSVGPSDLMVKLRLGFLVMAYGTTIFHPLLYAFTRQKFQKVLKSKMKKRVVSIIEADPTPNNAIIHNSWIDPKRNKKVTFEDKDAQQKCLSSEDVE, from the coding sequence ATGCATATCCTTCCCTGCCTGGAACAAGAAGCCACCATGAGCAACGTCACGGTCACCGACAACACTGAGCCCATCAGCCGCACCATGAGTCCGGCAACCCCCAGCCCGTATCCCTATCCTGTTAGTTTCCAGGTCTCCCTGACTGGCTTCCTCATGCTGGAAATCCTCCTGGGCATGAGCTCTAACCTCACTGTGCTTGCCCTCTACTGTATGAAGTCGAACCTCATTAGTTCTGTCAGTAACATTGTCACTATGAACctccatgtgttggatgtgCTGGTTTGTGTGTGCTGCATCCCCCTCACTATTGTGGTGGTGCTGCTCTCCCTGGAGGGAGACACTGCCCTGGTCTGCTGCTTCCATGAAGCCTGTGTCTCTTTCGCTAGCGTCGCCACTGCTGCTAATGTGCTTGCCATCACCCTTGATCGCTACGACATCTCGGTCAAGCCAGCCAACCGGGTGCTGACCATGGGCCGTGCCCTGGCCCTGCTGGCTGCCATTTGGGTGCTATCCTTTGTTAGTTTCCTCGTACCCTTTATTGAGGTCGGCTTCTTTGCACAGGGCCACACCGATCTGAATCAGACAGCTGTGGAAAATGTGGTGCACACTAACCAGTACTACACAGAACTTGGCCTCTATTACCATCTGCTTGCTCAGATTCCTATTTTCTTCTTTACTGCCGTTGTCATGCTCATCACCTACTCAAAGATCCTGCAGGCGCTCAATATTCGCATCGGCACACGTTTCCACGcttcacagaagaagaaggctcGCAGGAAAAAGCGTCCATCCATGACAGCCATGACGACGCAGCAAGAGGCCACGGATGCATCCCAGAGCAGCGGCAGCCGCAACCCCACACTGGGTATGCGtacctctgtctctgtcatcaTCGCCCTGCGCAGGGCTGTGAAGCGCCACAGAGAAAGGCGAGAGCGCCAAAAGAGGGTTTTCAGGATGTCCCTCCTGATTGTGTCTACCTTCCTGTTGTGCTGGACGCCCATCACAGTGCTCAACACAGTCATCCTGAGCGTGGGCCCCAGTGACCTAATGGTCAAGTTGAGACTGGGCTTCCTGGTCATGGCTTATGGGACCACTATCTTTCACCCTCTACTGTACGCCTTCACGAGGCAGAAGTTCCAGAAAGTCTTGAAAAGCAAGATGAAGAAGCGAGTGGTGTCGATCATTGAGGCAGATCCGACTCCTAACAATGCCATCATCCACAACTCCTGGATCGACCCAAAGAGGAACAAAAAGGTGACATTTGAGGACAAAGATGCCCAACAGAAGTGTCTGTCTTCTGAGGACGTGGAGTGA